In Nitrospira sp., one genomic interval encodes:
- a CDS encoding ferrochelatase, which translates to MAGSQESVALLLMAMGGPDCLDNVEPYLKDVRSGRPTPPELVEEIRARYRATGGKSPVLDITRTVAAALEDRLNSLGGTRYRCYVGLRHWHPYIREAYAALLKDEPDRVIGLCMAPQYSSLSIGAYMKKVEDARVELGSVLPVSYVTSWHRHPLLIAAIVENIRRVLAQFPEDVRATVPVLFTAHSLPERVVAMGDPYPQEVAGTVQAVTRELGNQPTRFAYQSQGRSGEPWLGPAVEGMVDELAREGQRDVLIAPIGFICDHVETLFDIDIELKQLARDKGLHLERIPMLNASAPLIDILASVVEAHESSLVQ; encoded by the coding sequence ATGGCTGGATCCCAAGAATCGGTGGCTCTGTTGCTCATGGCCATGGGGGGGCCGGACTGCTTGGATAATGTCGAACCCTACCTCAAGGACGTTCGAAGCGGACGACCTACACCGCCTGAATTGGTGGAGGAGATTCGGGCGCGGTATCGCGCTACCGGCGGCAAATCGCCGGTCCTCGACATCACCCGGACGGTGGCCGCGGCGCTGGAAGACCGACTGAATAGCCTGGGTGGGACGCGGTATCGCTGTTATGTCGGTTTACGGCATTGGCACCCTTACATCAGAGAAGCCTATGCCGCCTTGCTCAAAGACGAACCGGACCGCGTCATCGGCCTCTGCATGGCTCCGCAATATTCCTCGCTCAGCATCGGCGCCTATATGAAAAAAGTGGAGGACGCGCGGGTCGAGCTCGGGAGTGTGCTTCCCGTGAGTTATGTCACCAGTTGGCATCGGCACCCCTTGCTGATCGCGGCGATCGTTGAGAACATCCGCCGCGTGCTGGCGCAATTTCCGGAAGACGTGCGAGCGACGGTCCCCGTCCTGTTCACGGCGCATAGCCTGCCGGAACGCGTGGTGGCGATGGGGGACCCCTATCCACAGGAGGTGGCGGGAACCGTACAGGCGGTCACCCGGGAACTGGGCAATCAGCCGACGCGTTTTGCTTACCAGAGTCAGGGCCGCTCCGGCGAACCGTGGCTGGGGCCGGCGGTGGAAGGGATGGTCGATGAGTTGGCGCGGGAGGGGCAGCGTGATGTGCTCATTGCCCCCATCGGGTTCATTTGTGACCATGTGGAAACCCTCTTCGATATCGACATCGAGTTGAAGCAACTGGCCCGCGACAAGGGCCTGCATCTGGAGCGCATTCCCATGTTGAATGCCTCGGCTCCGCTGATCGACATCCTGGCGTCGGTGGTGGAGGCTCACGAGTCCTCCCTGGTCCAGTAG
- the hemE gene encoding uroporphyrinogen decarboxylase, with amino-acid sequence MNDRFLKACRREPVDCTPVWFMRQAGRYMVEYRRLREKHSILELCKTPELAAEVTLQPIDRFALDAAIIFADILLPLEPMGLSLEFAEGEGPVIHNPVRDRAAVERLRMLGDEDLQYVMDAISLTRRTLAGRVPLIGFAGAPFTLASYAIEGGSSRNYIRTKQMMYVDPTAWHRLMDTFARVITGYLRRQIKAGAQAVQVFDSWVGCLSAGDYAEYVMPHVQLIFDGLKHEGVPLIHFGTGTTAILKAMREAGGDVIGVDWRVHLDEAWAIIGHDRAVQGNLDPVALFGPIPEIERRVREILRRAAGRPGHIFNLGHGILPSTPVEHVAAAIDLVHKLSAR; translated from the coding sequence ATGAACGATCGATTTCTCAAAGCATGCCGGCGCGAGCCGGTCGATTGCACCCCCGTGTGGTTCATGCGCCAGGCCGGCCGATACATGGTCGAGTATCGGCGGTTGCGCGAGAAACATTCGATTCTGGAGTTGTGCAAGACTCCGGAGTTGGCGGCGGAGGTCACGCTCCAGCCTATCGACCGGTTCGCCCTTGATGCTGCGATTATTTTCGCCGACATCTTGCTGCCGCTTGAACCGATGGGGTTGTCGCTGGAGTTTGCCGAAGGCGAGGGGCCGGTGATCCACAATCCCGTCCGAGACAGGGCGGCGGTGGAGCGGCTCAGGATGCTCGGCGACGAGGACCTGCAGTATGTGATGGATGCGATCAGTCTGACTCGACGCACCTTGGCCGGTCGTGTTCCGCTGATTGGCTTTGCCGGCGCGCCCTTCACCCTAGCCAGTTACGCCATCGAAGGCGGAAGCTCCCGCAATTACATTCGGACGAAACAGATGATGTATGTCGATCCGACCGCGTGGCACCGGTTGATGGACACGTTCGCACGCGTCATCACCGGCTACTTACGGCGCCAGATCAAGGCGGGGGCCCAAGCCGTGCAGGTATTCGATAGCTGGGTAGGTTGTCTCTCCGCAGGCGACTATGCCGAATATGTCATGCCGCACGTGCAGCTGATTTTCGACGGGCTGAAACACGAGGGGGTGCCGCTCATTCACTTCGGGACCGGTACGACGGCGATCCTGAAGGCGATGCGGGAAGCCGGGGGGGACGTGATCGGCGTCGATTGGCGCGTGCACCTCGACGAGGCCTGGGCCATCATAGGGCATGACCGGGCCGTGCAGGGGAATCTCGATCCGGTCGCACTGTTCGGGCCGATTCCTGAAATCGAGCGGCGGGTGAGGGAGATTCTCCGTCGGGCTGCCGGTCGCCCGGGGCATATCTTCAACTTGGGCCACGGCATTCTTCCCAGTACCCCGGTCGAGCATGTGGCTGCCGCCATCGATCTCGTCCACAAGCTCAGCGCGCGTTAA
- a CDS encoding acyl-CoA desaturase yields MSSDLHPLTLPETGELSNPVGEVSKPEVPTKGTAPWISVMRWFDSWAGLEEARTDAPATVDWVRAIPLITVHLICLGVFIVGWSWTAVGVAAAFYFVRMFAITGWYHRYFSHRTFKTSRACQFAFALLGASCAQRGPLWWAGHHRHHHIYSDKPEDVHSVRQGGFLWAHIGWITSEKFFPPRLKSIGDFAKFPELRFLDRFDTLVPIICGFGMFGLGKLLETYAPGLGTNGPQMLIWGFFVSTVALLHGTCTINSLSHVYGTQRYKTGDDSKNNFILALITLGEGWHNNHHYYAASTRQGFYWWEIDITYYMLRAMQAVGLIWDVRDVPVHVREGKNKIR; encoded by the coding sequence ATGAGTAGTGACCTGCATCCGCTCACCCTACCCGAAACCGGTGAGCTTTCAAATCCTGTCGGTGAGGTCTCGAAACCCGAAGTCCCGACAAAGGGTACGGCTCCCTGGATTTCCGTCATGCGCTGGTTCGACTCGTGGGCAGGCCTCGAAGAGGCCCGTACCGATGCCCCGGCGACCGTCGACTGGGTCAGGGCCATCCCGCTCATCACAGTGCACCTCATCTGCCTGGGTGTGTTCATCGTCGGCTGGAGTTGGACGGCGGTCGGGGTCGCCGCAGCGTTCTACTTCGTCCGCATGTTCGCCATCACCGGCTGGTACCATCGCTATTTCTCGCACCGCACCTTCAAGACCTCGCGGGCCTGCCAGTTCGCCTTCGCGTTACTCGGCGCCTCCTGTGCACAGCGCGGTCCGCTGTGGTGGGCGGGGCACCATCGTCACCATCACATCTACTCGGACAAGCCGGAGGACGTACACTCCGTCCGCCAAGGCGGCTTCCTCTGGGCCCATATCGGCTGGATCACGTCGGAGAAGTTTTTCCCGCCGCGACTCAAGAGCATCGGCGACTTCGCAAAGTTCCCGGAGCTGCGATTCCTGGACCGGTTCGACACCCTCGTCCCGATCATCTGTGGGTTCGGCATGTTCGGCCTCGGCAAGCTGTTGGAAACCTATGCGCCCGGCCTGGGCACCAACGGACCGCAAATGCTCATCTGGGGCTTCTTCGTCTCGACCGTCGCGCTGCTGCATGGAACCTGTACCATCAACTCCCTGTCCCATGTCTATGGCACCCAACGGTACAAGACCGGCGACGACAGCAAGAACAACTTCATCCTGGCCCTTATCACGTTGGGCGAGGGCTGGCACAACAATCACCACTACTATGCGGCGTCGACCCGTCAGGGGTTCTACTGGTGGGAGATCGATATTACCTACTACATGCTGCGGGCGATGCAGGCGGTCGGGTTGATCTGGGATGTCCGAGACGTGCCGGTGCACGTACGGGAAGGCAAGAACAAAATTCGCTAA
- a CDS encoding DMT family transporter, whose product MPQLALLLTTVVWGATFPATKAALEQIPPLAFLFLRFLLGLTAVSLVLWGVRRRLVLDALTLRTSLIATGWLFLGYVLQTVGLKWTTASNSAFITVLYVVFVPLYLRRLSARTWLANAIAMVGLWILVRPTASANLGDLLTLGSAATFAAHIACLERYTRVADSVSLFLWQLLFMTVALFAAMWWEVPSRAAFEPTRALLVGLSVTGLLATGAFAVQMWVQRLLPAQQVALLFAAEPAIAAWLAWYFLGESLDVQGWFGSAMILGGVLFGSWAKSEPEP is encoded by the coding sequence ATGCCTCAACTTGCGCTGCTCCTCACCACCGTCGTGTGGGGGGCCACGTTTCCAGCGACGAAGGCCGCCCTTGAACAAATCCCTCCGCTCGCCTTTCTCTTCCTGCGATTTCTACTGGGACTTACTGCCGTTTCGTTGGTGCTGTGGGGCGTGCGGCGTCGTCTGGTGCTGGACGCCCTCACGCTCCGCACCAGCTTGATCGCGACCGGGTGGCTCTTTCTCGGGTATGTCCTCCAAACGGTCGGGCTGAAGTGGACCACGGCTTCCAATTCCGCCTTCATCACGGTGCTGTACGTCGTGTTCGTGCCGCTCTATCTGCGGCGACTGAGCGCGCGGACGTGGCTGGCCAACGCTATCGCGATGGTCGGCCTCTGGATTTTGGTCCGGCCGACGGCATCCGCCAACCTCGGTGACCTATTGACCTTGGGAAGCGCGGCGACGTTCGCCGCCCACATCGCCTGCTTGGAGCGGTATACGCGGGTGGCCGATTCAGTATCCCTGTTCCTGTGGCAATTGCTGTTCATGACAGTCGCGCTCTTTGCGGCTATGTGGTGGGAAGTACCGTCGCGTGCGGCCTTCGAGCCGACGCGGGCCCTGTTGGTCGGGTTGTCAGTCACGGGGTTGCTGGCGACGGGGGCCTTCGCCGTGCAGATGTGGGTGCAGCGGCTTCTGCCGGCTCAGCAGGTGGCCTTGCTGTTTGCCGCGGAGCCGGCGATCGCCGCCTGGTTGGCCTGGTATTTTCTGGGTGAATCGTTGGATGTGCAGGGCTGGTTCGGCAGCGCGATGATCCTGGGAGGGGTCTTGTTCGGATCCTGGGCAAAGAGCGAGCCTGAGCCGTGA
- a CDS encoding zinc ribbon domain-containing protein: MPVYEYRCDHCSHQFEATQSMHARPEDTVCPQCTGMGATRMLSSFASQVKGSHKTGYEEQKAYSMLNERMHRFSKLPPAMGKRVPVTPEMMSGADAAPPPGNNES; the protein is encoded by the coding sequence ATGCCGGTTTACGAATATCGCTGCGACCATTGTTCACACCAGTTCGAGGCCACTCAATCCATGCATGCGCGGCCGGAGGACACGGTCTGCCCGCAGTGTACCGGCATGGGCGCGACACGTATGCTCTCGTCCTTTGCCTCCCAGGTCAAAGGTTCTCACAAGACCGGGTACGAGGAACAGAAGGCCTACAGCATGTTGAACGAGCGCATGCATCGGTTTTCCAAGCTGCCGCCGGCCATGGGGAAACGGGTGCCCGTGACGCCTGAGATGATGTCGGGAGCCGATGCGGCTCCCCCCCCCGGAAACAACGAATCGTGA
- a CDS encoding substrate-binding domain-containing protein — MDSRISLYVGLLLLCLVNGPAWAEVAGSLVIAGNGPEQTVIESLARAFEKANPRAYVDILWDDNSKPVEMVKGKQAQIAVTGTPEEGLRALQIGWDGIAIMVHRSNFTKEVTSQEVGELFSGKFKFWADLGGPDTKILLIDRPRNQNNRDAFEQQLGITGKIPEGTKVIPKDEKVIKTIAGTLPPLSAVAYLSLGQALEAVASGVPVRLLPVDKAEPETPTVKDGRYPLRRPVLLLSSMEPNQLVEAFAQFALTDEGQKIIGESYTPLPKPSSP; from the coding sequence ATGGATAGTCGAATCAGCCTGTATGTCGGTCTGCTGCTGTTATGCCTGGTGAACGGACCGGCCTGGGCTGAAGTCGCAGGCTCGTTGGTGATTGCCGGCAACGGTCCCGAGCAGACGGTGATTGAGTCCCTCGCCCGCGCATTTGAAAAGGCCAACCCCCGGGCCTATGTCGATATCCTGTGGGACGACAACTCCAAGCCAGTCGAGATGGTCAAGGGCAAACAGGCCCAGATTGCCGTGACCGGCACCCCGGAAGAGGGCCTGCGCGCCTTGCAAATCGGATGGGACGGCATCGCCATCATGGTGCACCGCTCGAACTTCACCAAGGAAGTCACCTCGCAGGAAGTCGGCGAATTGTTCTCCGGCAAATTCAAGTTTTGGGCGGACTTGGGCGGGCCTGACACAAAAATCCTCCTGATCGACCGGCCGCGGAATCAAAACAACCGCGACGCCTTCGAGCAGCAACTAGGCATCACCGGCAAGATTCCGGAAGGCACAAAGGTCATCCCGAAAGACGAGAAGGTCATCAAAACCATCGCCGGGACCCTTCCGCCCCTCTCCGCCGTGGCCTATCTGTCGCTCGGTCAGGCCTTGGAAGCCGTCGCCTCCGGCGTGCCGGTTCGCCTCTTGCCCGTCGATAAGGCGGAGCCGGAAACCCCGACCGTGAAAGACGGACGGTATCCGCTCCGGCGACCGGTGCTGCTCCTCTCGAGCATGGAGCCGAACCAGTTGGTCGAAGCATTTGCACAGTTTGCGCTGACGGACGAGGGCCAGAAGATCATCGGCGAATCCTATACTCCGCTCCCAAAGCCATCATCTCCATAA
- a CDS encoding IPT/TIG domain-containing protein — protein sequence MRAILTAVLGTAMLSGSILSLSILAHAQEGAMVEGAGFTMFGTESIKGSDASKLEKDPVCDRTKRPSIAKVEPDEAKPGEKVTIKGENFGTKECFHGVTFSAASREKIDYQFVNDSTIEAVVPEAKAGMSFIIVVAGGGSAQSKPLLIKEK from the coding sequence ATGCGCGCCATTCTTACGGCGGTCCTTGGCACCGCAATGCTTAGTGGAAGCATCCTGTCACTTTCCATCTTGGCCCATGCCCAGGAAGGGGCAATGGTCGAGGGAGCCGGATTTACCATGTTCGGCACCGAATCGATCAAGGGCTCGGACGCGTCCAAATTGGAGAAGGATCCGGTTTGCGACCGCACGAAACGCCCCTCGATCGCCAAGGTGGAGCCGGATGAGGCGAAGCCCGGCGAGAAGGTCACGATCAAAGGGGAAAATTTCGGCACCAAGGAATGTTTCCACGGCGTCACCTTCAGCGCCGCCTCCAGGGAAAAGATCGACTATCAGTTCGTGAACGACAGCACCATCGAAGCGGTGGTGCCGGAAGCTAAGGCCGGCATGTCCTTCATCATTGTCGTGGCGGGCGGAGGTAGCGCCCAGTCCAAACCCCTCCTCATTAAGGAAAAATAG
- the accC gene encoding acetyl-CoA carboxylase biotin carboxylase subunit: MFRKILVANRGEIAMRIIRGCRELNIATAAIYSEADSSGIYVKKADESYLVGPGPVKGFLDGKQIVEIAKRIGADAIHPGYGFLSENAKFAQLCQASGITFIGPSPEAINLMGSKVKAREIARQAGVPIVPGTEGGITDIEEALAFAHQTNYPVMIKASAGGGGRGLRVVRSDQELRDNMAVASREAQAAFGDGSVFLEKYIERPHHIEFQILGDKHGNIIHLGERDCSIQRRHQKLIEIAPSLVLTPKLRAEMGEAAIAIAKAVQYDNAGTVEFLLDHEGQFYFIEMNPRLQVEHTVTEQITAIDIVRNQISIAAGKPLEIRQKDVTLQGHAIQCRINAEDPRNNFMPCTGTVTAYLSPGGIGVRIDGAVYRDYTIPPYYDALLAKLTVRGRTWEETVSRMRRSLEEYVLRGVKTTIPFMKNIMVEQDFQAGRFDTSYLDTHPDLYQYEESEEPEDLVLAISAAIAAYEGL; encoded by the coding sequence ATGTTCCGGAAGATTCTCGTTGCCAATCGTGGCGAAATCGCCATGCGCATCATTCGCGGGTGTCGCGAACTCAACATCGCGACGGCGGCGATCTATTCCGAAGCGGACTCCTCCGGCATCTACGTCAAGAAGGCCGATGAGTCCTACCTCGTAGGGCCCGGCCCCGTCAAAGGCTTCCTTGACGGGAAGCAGATCGTGGAGATCGCCAAGCGCATCGGCGCGGACGCGATTCATCCCGGCTACGGCTTCCTGTCGGAAAACGCCAAATTCGCCCAGCTCTGCCAAGCGTCTGGCATCACCTTTATCGGACCGTCCCCTGAGGCCATCAACCTCATGGGCAGCAAGGTCAAGGCGCGCGAGATCGCTCGGCAGGCCGGCGTTCCGATCGTGCCCGGCACCGAAGGCGGCATCACGGATATCGAGGAAGCCCTCGCCTTTGCGCACCAGACCAATTACCCGGTCATGATCAAGGCCAGCGCCGGCGGGGGAGGCCGCGGGCTCCGCGTCGTGCGATCCGATCAAGAATTGCGCGACAACATGGCGGTGGCCTCGCGCGAGGCGCAGGCAGCCTTCGGCGACGGCAGCGTCTTTCTCGAAAAATACATCGAGCGCCCCCATCACATCGAGTTCCAAATTCTAGGCGACAAACACGGCAACATCATCCATCTGGGTGAGCGCGATTGCTCCATCCAACGACGCCATCAAAAATTGATCGAAATCGCCCCCTCACTGGTCCTGACGCCAAAACTCCGGGCTGAGATGGGTGAAGCGGCCATCGCCATCGCCAAGGCCGTTCAATACGACAATGCCGGCACGGTCGAGTTCCTGCTGGACCACGAAGGCCAGTTCTACTTCATCGAAATGAACCCTCGGCTGCAAGTCGAGCATACGGTCACCGAGCAGATCACGGCCATCGACATCGTGCGCAATCAAATTTCCATCGCAGCCGGCAAGCCCCTGGAAATTCGCCAGAAGGATGTCACCTTGCAGGGCCATGCCATCCAATGCCGGATCAACGCCGAGGATCCCCGGAACAATTTCATGCCCTGCACCGGCACCGTGACGGCCTATCTGTCACCCGGCGGCATCGGCGTTCGGATCGACGGGGCGGTTTACCGCGATTACACGATTCCTCCCTATTACGACGCGCTGCTGGCAAAATTGACCGTTCGCGGGCGCACCTGGGAGGAAACCGTCAGCCGCATGCGCCGTTCGTTGGAAGAATACGTCCTGCGCGGCGTGAAGACGACGATTCCGTTCATGAAGAACATCATGGTGGAACAGGATTTTCAGGCCGGCCGATTCGACACGTCCTACTTGGACACCCATCCGGACCTGTATCAATACGAAGAATCCGAGGAGCCCGAGGACCTGGTGCTGGCGATCTCCGCTGCGATCGCCGCCTACGAAGGGCTCTAG
- the oadA gene encoding sodium-extruding oxaloacetate decarboxylase subunit alpha translates to MATKKTKKVAPKKTQSKKTPASGSRAAARPVVKAQTAASELHLKPAPGKKLLLTEVALRDGHQCLLATRMRTEDMLPIAQKLDSVGFWSLEVWGGATFDTCLRFLKEDPWERLRALRQAMPNTKLQMLLRGQNLVGYRHYADDVLDKFIERSAANGIDVFRIFDALNDVRNLERAIREVKACEKHVEAAISYTTSPVHHLDGFVKMGKRLEDLGTDTICIKDMAGLLAPMDAYLLVKKLKAAVRVPIHLHSHYTSGMGTMSALMAVMGGVDMLDTSISPLAGGASHPPTESIISALRGTPYDTQLDLRDLQPIAEHFRNVRRKYRQFESDFTGVDAEILTSQIPGGMLSNLAAQLAEQNALDRMKEVMDEIPRVRKDMGYPPLVTPTSQIVGTQATLNVLTGEQGERYKVITTETKNYFLGLYGRAPGPVDKEIMARAIGDEEPVKGRPADRLEPEFEKLRQEMPETARTPEDQLSFALFPAIARDFFEARERGELQPEPLEPTDTKGPAVAHDLRLAPAEFNITVHGETYHVVVSGSGRKTDGRKPYYIRVNDRLQEVSLEPLQEVLTGVPETPEPGSTAKPKRPRPTKPGDVAPPMPGRVVKVLISEGSQVKTGDPLLIIEAMKMESQVPAPMDGRVTAILVAEGDNVKTDETVIQLE, encoded by the coding sequence ATGGCAACGAAGAAGACGAAGAAAGTCGCCCCCAAGAAAACGCAATCCAAAAAAACTCCCGCGTCCGGTTCACGAGCGGCCGCGCGTCCCGTCGTAAAGGCACAGACGGCCGCGTCCGAGCTGCACCTGAAACCGGCACCGGGCAAGAAACTCCTGCTGACGGAAGTGGCGTTGCGCGATGGGCACCAATGCCTCCTCGCCACCCGCATGCGCACCGAGGACATGCTGCCGATTGCGCAGAAGCTCGACAGCGTCGGCTTCTGGTCGCTGGAAGTCTGGGGCGGCGCCACCTTCGACACCTGCCTCCGCTTCTTGAAAGAAGATCCCTGGGAGCGACTCCGCGCCCTGCGCCAGGCCATGCCGAATACGAAGCTCCAGATGCTGTTGCGTGGTCAAAACCTCGTCGGCTACCGACATTACGCCGACGACGTGCTGGACAAGTTCATCGAACGATCGGCGGCCAACGGCATCGATGTCTTTCGCATTTTCGACGCGCTCAACGACGTACGCAACCTGGAGCGCGCCATCCGTGAGGTGAAGGCCTGTGAGAAACATGTGGAGGCCGCCATCTCCTACACCACCAGTCCCGTCCACCATCTGGATGGGTTCGTCAAGATGGGGAAACGGCTGGAGGACCTCGGCACCGACACCATCTGTATCAAGGATATGGCCGGCCTGTTGGCTCCGATGGACGCCTACCTACTGGTCAAGAAGTTGAAAGCGGCCGTGCGCGTTCCGATCCATCTCCATTCGCACTACACCTCGGGCATGGGAACCATGTCCGCGCTGATGGCAGTCATGGGCGGCGTGGACATGCTCGATACCTCCATCTCCCCCCTCGCAGGCGGCGCCTCGCATCCTCCGACGGAGTCGATCATCTCGGCCCTCCGGGGGACCCCGTACGACACGCAGCTCGACCTGCGCGACCTGCAACCCATCGCCGAACACTTCCGCAACGTTCGACGGAAATACCGGCAGTTCGAAAGCGACTTCACCGGCGTGGATGCAGAAATCCTCACGTCGCAGATTCCCGGCGGCATGTTGTCAAACCTGGCGGCTCAGTTGGCCGAACAGAATGCACTCGACCGCATGAAAGAGGTGATGGACGAAATTCCCCGCGTCCGCAAAGACATGGGATACCCTCCGCTGGTCACGCCGACCAGCCAAATCGTCGGCACCCAGGCGACGCTGAACGTGCTGACCGGCGAGCAGGGCGAGCGCTACAAAGTCATCACCACCGAAACGAAGAATTACTTCCTGGGCCTCTACGGTCGCGCACCAGGACCGGTCGACAAGGAAATCATGGCGCGGGCCATCGGAGATGAGGAACCGGTCAAGGGCCGGCCGGCCGATCGGTTGGAGCCGGAGTTCGAGAAACTTCGGCAGGAAATGCCGGAAACGGCGCGGACGCCCGAGGATCAGTTGTCGTTCGCCCTCTTCCCGGCCATCGCGAGGGATTTCTTCGAGGCGCGGGAGCGCGGCGAACTGCAACCTGAGCCATTGGAACCGACCGACACCAAAGGACCGGCAGTCGCGCACGACCTCCGACTCGCACCGGCCGAGTTCAACATCACAGTGCACGGCGAAACCTACCATGTGGTGGTCTCCGGCTCAGGCCGCAAGACCGATGGTCGGAAACCCTACTACATCCGCGTAAACGACCGGCTGCAGGAAGTGTCGTTGGAGCCACTCCAAGAAGTGCTCACCGGAGTGCCGGAAACGCCTGAACCAGGGAGCACGGCCAAACCCAAACGTCCACGGCCGACGAAGCCGGGCGACGTGGCGCCGCCCATGCCCGGCCGTGTCGTAAAGGTGCTCATTTCCGAGGGCAGCCAGGTCAAAACCGGCGATCCGCTCCTGATCATCGAAGCGATGAAGATGGAAAGTCAGGTGCCCGCCCCGATGGACGGACGAGTGACCGCCATCCTGGTCGCGGAAGGCGACAACGTTAAGACCGACGAAACCGTCATTCAACTGGAGTAA
- a CDS encoding alpha/beta hydrolase, with protein sequence MRLAVPLARLSGTILGCLLIWCLTGILMTGCAAAPDIPPWFDAIHRLPVKTATVGGHRLAYLDHGDGPPLILLHGYGGSMWQWEYQQGPLAERFRIITPDLLGSGFSDKPELDYRPDVLIESVRGLMDALGLRQATLIGNSMGGGVAIGMALTHPEHVDRLILIDGLPDRVRERLSSPLMKRAVNTRMPLWLARLGTTLFGSRTVDAVLKEIVYNQNLLTQTVLDRSNRNRQRGNVLGPLFSLRDQLPLWENQFARRLGDIRQPTLVLWGEQDRLFPPQVGRDLQAAIPNARFVLIPNAGHIPQWEQPQAVNREITEFLQP encoded by the coding sequence GTGCGGCTCGCGGTGCCGCTTGCTCGTCTCTCGGGCACCATCCTCGGCTGCCTGCTCATCTGGTGCCTCACAGGGATCCTGATGACCGGCTGTGCAGCAGCTCCCGATATCCCCCCCTGGTTCGACGCCATCCACCGTCTACCGGTTAAGACCGCCACGGTCGGCGGCCACCGCCTTGCCTACCTCGATCACGGCGATGGCCCCCCGCTCATACTCCTGCACGGATACGGCGGGTCCATGTGGCAATGGGAATACCAGCAGGGCCCGCTGGCCGAACGATTCCGCATCATCACCCCAGACCTGCTCGGATCGGGCTTTTCAGACAAGCCTGAGCTGGACTATCGCCCCGATGTCCTGATCGAGTCCGTCCGTGGACTGATGGATGCCCTCGGCCTTCGACAGGCTACGCTGATCGGCAACTCGATGGGCGGCGGCGTCGCCATCGGCATGGCCCTCACGCATCCCGAGCATGTCGACCGGCTGATCCTGATCGACGGTCTACCCGACCGTGTGCGCGAACGCCTCTCCAGCCCGCTGATGAAGCGGGCCGTGAACACACGTATGCCCCTATGGCTCGCTCGTCTGGGCACCACCCTGTTCGGCAGCCGCACGGTGGATGCCGTGCTGAAGGAAATCGTCTACAACCAGAACTTGCTGACGCAAACCGTCCTGGACCGATCCAACCGAAATCGGCAACGGGGTAACGTCCTCGGCCCGCTGTTTTCACTGCGGGACCAACTGCCCCTGTGGGAGAACCAGTTCGCTCGGCGGCTCGGCGACATCCGACAGCCGACCCTCGTCCTCTGGGGCGAACAGGACCGATTGTTCCCACCGCAGGTGGGACGCGATCTGCAGGCGGCCATCCCGAATGCCCGGTTCGTCCTCATTCCCAACGCCGGGCACATCCCACAATGGGAACAACCGCAGGCGGTCAATCGAGAGATCACCGAATTCCTGCAACCTTGA